A stretch of Arachis hypogaea cultivar Tifrunner chromosome 15, arahy.Tifrunner.gnm2.J5K5, whole genome shotgun sequence DNA encodes these proteins:
- the LOC112751571 gene encoding abietadienol/abietadienal oxidase, protein MRENTSETWLVLMTVMIILGSGIVMFAKMVQEKLKKGEKRSKLRLPPGRRGWPLIGDSINWYNAVASSHPPQFVEEMVKRYGKIFSCSLFGKWAVVSADPTFNRFVMQNEGKLFRSSYPKSFRDLVGKNGVITVQGEQQRKLHGIASNMMRLEKLKFHFLNDIQKVMLQTLSNFENNQVILLQDVCRKVAINLMVNQLLGVSSESQINEMAQLFSDFVDGCLSIPVNTPGFAYHTAMKAREKIINKINKTIEVHRKNDAPTVGSGVLGRLLEEESLPDDAVADFIINLLFAGNETTTKTMLFAVFFLTQCPQAMKQLLDEQDSLRSNSGEEFLTWQDYKAMPFTQCVIDETLRLGGIAIWLMREAKEDIQYQDFVIPKGCFVVPFLSAVHLDENVYNGALNFNPWRWMEPENEEKRNWRTSPFYAPFGGGARFCPGAELARLQIALFLHYFVTTYRWTQMKEDRMSFFPSARLVNGFEICLTRRQDHEETS, encoded by the exons atgagagaaaatACTTCAGAAACATGGTTGGTTTTGATGACTGTGATGATCATATTGGGAAGTGGGATAGTGATGTTTGCAAAAATGGTTCAAGAAAAGTtgaagaaaggagagaaaagaagtAAGTTGAGATTGCCACCGGGGAGAAGAGGATGGCCATTGATTGGTGACAGCATCAATTGGTACAATGCTGTTGCAAGTTCTCATCCTCCTCAGTTTGTTGAAGAAATGGTGAAGAG GTATGGGAAGATATTTTCTTGCAGCCTATTTGGGAAATGGGCAGTGGTGTCTGCAGATCCAACCTTCAACCGGTTTGTGATGCAGAACGAAGGGAAATTGTTCCGGTCGAGTTATCCGAAGTCATTCAGAGATTTGGTTGGTAAAAATGGTGTGATCACAGTGCAAGGAGAGCAGCAGAGGAAGCTGCATGGAATCGCCTCGAATATGATGCGCCTTGAGAAGCTCAAGTTCCATTTCTTGAATGATATACAAAAGGTCATGCTCCAAACTTTGAGCAATTTTGAGAACAACCAAGTCATTCTTCTCCAAGATGTTTGTAGAAag GTAGCAATTAACTTAATGGTTAATCAACTATTAGGGGTTTCAAGTGAGTCTCAAATCAATGAAATGGCTCAGTTGTTCTCTGACTTTGTTGATGGTTGTCTTTCAATTCCAGTCAACACACCAGGATTTGCATACCACACTGCTATGAAG GCAAGGGAGAAAATCATAAACAAGATAAACAAGACCATAGAGGTACACAGAAAAAATGATGCTCCAACTGTAGGGAGTGGTGTGCTTGGAAGGCTGCTAGAGGAAGAAAGTCTACCAGATGATGCTGTAGCAGATTTCATCATCAATCTTCTCTTTGCTGGGAACGAAACCACGACGAAAACAATGCTTTTTGCTGTCTTTTTCCTTACTCAGTGTCCTCAAGCCATGAAGCAACTTCTG GATGAACAAGATTCTCTGAGGAGTAATTCTGGAGAAGAGTTTCTTACATGGCAGGATTACAAAGCAATGCCTTTCACTCAATGT GTTATTGATGAAACACTTAGACTTGGGGGAATTGCAATTTGGTTGATGAGAGAAGCAAAAGAAGACATTCAATACCaag attttgttaTTCCAAAAGGATGCTTTGTAGTTCCATTTCTTTCAGCAGTCCATTTAGATGAGAATGTGTATAATGGAGCTCTAAACTTCAATCCTTGGAGATGGATGGAACCTGAAAATGAG gagaagagaaactgGAGAACTAGTCCATTCTATGCACCCTTTGGAGGAGGTGCAAGATTCTGTCCTGGAGCCGAGCTTGCTCGCCTTCAGATTGCGCTTTTTCTTCATTACTTTGTAACTACCTACAG ATGGACACAGATGAAGGAAGACAGGATGTCCTTCTTTCCCTCTGCAAGATTAGTGAATGGCTTTGAAATATGCCTAACAAGAAGACAAGATCATgaagaaacaagttga